The region AAACCTCAATTTCGCCGTAGTCGGTCCCGTATCGGGAGATGAATTCCCCGATCACGCCCTCCAGGGCTTCAGGGCTGAGCCTGCTCACGGGTATTATATAAACGGTCATGGGAGGACTCGATTTCGGATTCAGTGGTGTATGTCTTGCTGGGAAACATTGGCTTTTACGTATGCCGGAATATCTGACTCAGCTCTCCTCTTCGCAGGAGATCAAATATGTCCCCAGTTTTTCAAACAGGCTGTCCAGTTCTCTCTGAAGCTTTCGGTTCTCACAATGATTCGCCGCTGCGGCAACATGCCCATGGATGTCTTCGATCTCATCAAGAGACCAACCGAACCGTACCCCCTTTTTCTCCACAACAGATAGGGCGACATACTCGGGATTACAGAATGTGTGGTCCCGAAGCAGATCACGCTGACGAGGTGACAAATATACGGGAATTCTCTCTCCCCTTGGAATTATTGTGCGTTTCATGGTTCCTCAGAAAAACGATCCTTCTTTCTTTGACGGCAACCGTTCCCTCATCCCCAGAATATCCCGGTCCGGTCGGAGGTCATTCGTCGTTTATACTGTTCTTCAGCTTTTCAGAGGCTTTAAAGGTGATGACTTTTCTCGGTTCTGTGGTGATCTTCTCCCCGGTCTGGAGATTCCTGCCTGTTCGGGCCTTCTTTTCATTGACCGCCCATTTCCCGAAACCTGAGACCTTCACCGGGTTGCCTTCCTCGAGCCCGGACTTGATGATGTCAAAGAAGCCTTCCACGATCCTGGCACATTCGGACCTTGGAAGATTGAGGTCTACTGAGAGGTGGTCGATCATGTCCCGTTTTGTCAATGCCATGGGTGTGCTCCTGGGTTGTGGTTTATCCCTCGTCGTTGGCTGACCCATCAAATATGACCTTACCTGTTTCCTTCGATATGGCGATCAATCTTGACGAGCGAAGGCCAAATGTAACGGCTTGATCTGAGAAAAGAATATGCCAACAATTTTCTATTGGAAGACCATAATAATAGAAGAACCGCATCAGAGAGACTTATATGCCTCATCCTTTTCCTTGAGCGGATGCTTCTGAAACACGTCGGTGTTGCTATGGTAATCGGGATAGTTTTCATAAAGCACTACGTTCTCTTTTGCCACCTTATCTCGGAATAGATCATAAAAGCGTCGTATGAATGTAAGCCCAAGGCTTATTCCCTCTTTTTTTCTCGTAATTACAGATGGATTTATTATTACCAACTTTTCAAGGGGTGCCTCGCGTGGCTGCCGCAACAACCATGTCACGTAAAAATCCGTCGGTGGAAGACTATAGCCCCATACAACTAATTCATTCACAGCGGTCATTTCTTTAGCAGCAAAATTCCAGATACGACGTATCATTGGATACTGTCGATAACCCTTGTTTAATACTGGCGGGACAATTAAAAACACAAGGGGTTCGTGGCAACTTGAGCAATATTTCATTTTTCGGGGGTTTAGAGCAGGATAAACCTTTCGGAAAGACCTGCACGTTTCATTAGCACAATAGAGCCAATCGACCGAGCCGTGTGCTTTCAGATAATAGCCGTGGGCGGTCGTCCACTCTTCATAAGGTGGTTCGGGAAACGCTCCAGCCCAAGTGCGCTCACTCAATGCAGACAATTTATTAACAAAATTTTTGTAGTGTGCTGGATCATATGAATCCTTTTTATTACCACCAAGGAGTTGAGCTCTGCCTAGTGAATTGTCAAGTACAACATCCCAGTTAAATGTAATTATCGTATCGGAGGGGTGAAGTTGTTGTACAAAATAATCGTACTCACTTTCTTGATCTTCTAGCCCGTCTTCAAGAAGAATCAAAATGTCTTGAATTAATGTATGTAATTGCTGGCGAACAAGTAAATAATCAGGAGACGTTGTTCTTTCTATTTCAATTTCCAGGTGTGTCAAAAAAGTTTCAATATCGATTTTTCGCTTGCTCTTAAAAATATCTTCGCCATATATTCCTTGTGCGTAGCTTCTGATTTTCTCAAACCTTGCTCCATCATCGAGGCCTAGTTTACGAGCAACGGGGAAAAAATCAGCAATCGACGGAAACGACCCGTGACTGTGTCCGATTGAACTCCCCGAACCCAATACATATATTCTTTTCATACCTTCCTATCCTTCAGATCAGCCTTACTCCCAATATGCAAAACCCCGCTCTCTGTGACGAGATACGAGGCCTGTAAATGCTTCTCACATGGTTCCCTCTCTGATGCGGGTTGGTACTTTGAGTCGATATGGTCCCTGCTTTGTCGGTTTATAGATGTCAGTTGAAGGCTCCTGTAGTAGTAGCGGTTTAGGTTGCAATGGTCAACCCTGAAAACCAACCAATGCAGTTTGCAGGTTGACGGAACGATTACAAACCGTTACAAATAACCAGAACATTGACCAGCGGTTCTTCTTTCTCTCTGAATTTGACACAGGCAGGAATTCCATCGACAGGTAAACACCAACCGATTCCCGTGAGGGTAGCATGCGTGAAGCATTTACAGGCCTCGTATCTCGTCACAGAGAGCGGGGTTTTGTATTTGTGACCGCAGGTATTTCATAATTTTCGACCACCTGGAGGCACAATGGCAGTAGGTAACAACAATCAGATTGAGAAACGCCTGTGGGATGCCGCTGATCAGATGCGGGCGAATTCCCGGCTCAAGTCATCGGAGTATTCCATCCCAGTTCTGGGTCTTATATTCCTGAGATATGCCGACCAGAAGTTCACCGTCGCTCGGAAGGAACTTGAAGGCAAGGGATCCGGGCGCCGGGTGGTGTCGAAGAACGACTATCAAGCCCAAAATGTTCTCTATCTGCCAGAGGAAGCCCGCTTCGAGAACCTGCTCAAAAAGCCCGAGGGAGTAAATATCGGGCAGGCGATTAACGACGCCATGCGGGCCGTGGAAACAGATAACCCGGATTTGAAGGACGTGCTGCCCAAGACCTACAACCGCCTTGAAAATGCCACGCTGGTGGAGCTACTCAAGACTATGAACTCCATTCCCATGGACATCGAGGGCGACGCCTTCGGAAAGATCTATGAGTACTTCCTGGGTAAGTTCGCCATGGCCGAGGGGTCGAAGGGTGGTGAGTTTTTCACTCCCACGTCCATCGTCAAGCTCATTGTAGAAATACTGGAACCCTACCACGGGCGGATATTTGACCCTGCCTGCGGATCGGGCGGTATGTTCGTCCAGAGCGCACAGTTTGTGGAGAACCACAAGAAAAGTCCCTCATCAGAAATCAGTATCTACGGCCAGGAACGTGTGGCCGAGACGGTGCGCCTCAATAAAATGAACCTTGCCGTTCATGGACTTGCCGGCGACATCCGGCAGGGGAACACCTATTACGAGGACCTGCACAGAAGTCCCGGGAAGTTC is a window of Syntrophales bacterium DNA encoding:
- a CDS encoding integration host factor subunit alpha, translated to MIDHLSVDLNLPRSECARIVEGFFDIIKSGLEEGNPVKVSGFGKWAVNEKKARTGRNLQTGEKITTEPRKVITFKASEKLKNSINDE
- a CDS encoding type I restriction-modification system subunit M, which encodes MAVGNNNQIEKRLWDAADQMRANSRLKSSEYSIPVLGLIFLRYADQKFTVARKELEGKGSGRRVVSKNDYQAQNVLYLPEEARFENLLKKPEGVNIGQAINDAMRAVETDNPDLKDVLPKTYNRLENATLVELLKTMNSIPMDIEGDAFGKIYEYFLGKFAMAEGSKGGEFFTPTSIVKLIVEILEPYHGRIFDPACGSGGMFVQSAQFVENHKKSPSSEISIYGQERVAETVRLNKMNLAVHGLAGDIRQGNTYYEDLHRSPGKFDFVLANPPFNVNKVDKDRLKDDPRFPFGLPRTDNANYIWMQIFYSALNTKGRAGFVMANSASDARSSELDIRKQLIEDKSVDIMVAVGPNMFYTVTLPCTLWFLDRGKKGTDRENTVLFLDARHIYTQIDRAHREFTPQQIEFLANIVRLYRGEEPEDRHDSSGMVEEHFPQGEYGDVPGLCKVATIEEIEAQGWSLNPGRYVGVAAGKADDFDFKERLEELNEELEALNLEARGLEERIAENVAKLLEGV